The Episyrphus balteatus chromosome 4, idEpiBalt1.1, whole genome shotgun sequence genome includes a window with the following:
- the LOC129918021 gene encoding putative RNA-binding protein Luc7-like 1 isoform X2, protein MDLGECPKVHDLAFRADYESASKNRDYFYDIEAMEHLQAFIADCDRRTEAAKKRLAETQEELTAEVAEKANAVHALAEEIGKKLAKAEALGEAGEVEESIALMKEIDDLRSRKVKAEHEYRTSMPASTYQQQKLRVCEVCSAYLGIHDNDIRLADHFGGKLHLGFMAIREKLSELEKSAGPRKADLRRAGKYHERDDDKHKSRYFVGGRELDRRSRVHRSRSRERKHKSGRRSPKSRSRSRSRGRSNNHHSSSGSSRRRSPSRDRYRR, encoded by the exons ATGGACCTTGGCGAATGTCCAAAAGTCCATGACTTGGCTTTTCGTGCTGATTATGAGAgtgcatcaaaaaatcgtgactatttttatgatattgag GCAATGGAACATCTACAAGCCTTTATTGCTGATTGTGATCGTCGCACAGAAGCAGCAAAAAAACGTCTAGCCGAAACCCAAGAGGAATTGACCGCTGAAGTTGCGGAAAAGGCCAATGCTGTGCACGCCCTTGCCGAGGAAATTGGTAAGAAACTTGCTAAAGCCGAAGCTTTAGGTGAAGCCGGAGAAGTCGAAGAGAGTATCGCCCTAATGAAAGAAATCGATGATCTCCGCTCGAGGAAGGTTAAAGCCGAACACGAATACCGGACCTCGATGCCAGCCTCAACCTATCAGCAACAAAAGTTGCGAGTCTGCGAAGTGTGCTCTGCCTATTTGGGCATCCACGATAACGATATTCGTTTAGCTGATCATTTTGGTGGCAAATTGCATTTGGGATTTATGGCAATCCGTGAAAAACTTTCCGAACTTGAGAAATCGGCCGGACCTCGCAAAGCGGATTTGCGTCGAGCAGGCAAATACCACGAACGTGACGATGACAAACACAAGTCGAGATATTTTGTTGGTGGTCGGGAATTGGACAGACGCTCCCGTGTCCATCGTTCACGCAGTCGTGAACGCAAGCACAAATCTGGCAGACGCTCACCGAAATCTCGCAGCCGTAGTCGTAGTCGTGGACGTAGTAATAATCATCACAGTAGCAGTGGCAGCAGTCGCAGGAGATCACCGTCCAGAGATCGGTATCGTCGttaa
- the LOC129918021 gene encoding putative RNA-binding protein Luc7-like 1 isoform X1, which translates to MTATDQMRQMLDQLMGTARNGEGGRNLKFSDPKVCKSFLLGCCPHDILASTRMDLGECPKVHDLAFRADYESASKNRDYFYDIEAMEHLQAFIADCDRRTEAAKKRLAETQEELTAEVAEKANAVHALAEEIGKKLAKAEALGEAGEVEESIALMKEIDDLRSRKVKAEHEYRTSMPASTYQQQKLRVCEVCSAYLGIHDNDIRLADHFGGKLHLGFMAIREKLSELEKSAGPRKADLRRAGKYHERDDDKHKSRYFVGGRELDRRSRVHRSRSRERKHKSGRRSPKSRSRSRSRGRSNNHHSSSGSSRRRSPSRDRYRR; encoded by the exons gTGAAGGTGGccgtaatttaaaattttccgaTCCAAAAGTATGTAAAAGTTTTCTTCTGGGATGTTGTCCTCATGATATTTTAGCCTCAACG CGCATGGACCTTGGCGAATGTCCAAAAGTCCATGACTTGGCTTTTCGTGCTGATTATGAGAgtgcatcaaaaaatcgtgactatttttatgatattgag GCAATGGAACATCTACAAGCCTTTATTGCTGATTGTGATCGTCGCACAGAAGCAGCAAAAAAACGTCTAGCCGAAACCCAAGAGGAATTGACCGCTGAAGTTGCGGAAAAGGCCAATGCTGTGCACGCCCTTGCCGAGGAAATTGGTAAGAAACTTGCTAAAGCCGAAGCTTTAGGTGAAGCCGGAGAAGTCGAAGAGAGTATCGCCCTAATGAAAGAAATCGATGATCTCCGCTCGAGGAAGGTTAAAGCCGAACACGAATACCGGACCTCGATGCCAGCCTCAACCTATCAGCAACAAAAGTTGCGAGTCTGCGAAGTGTGCTCTGCCTATTTGGGCATCCACGATAACGATATTCGTTTAGCTGATCATTTTGGTGGCAAATTGCATTTGGGATTTATGGCAATCCGTGAAAAACTTTCCGAACTTGAGAAATCGGCCGGACCTCGCAAAGCGGATTTGCGTCGAGCAGGCAAATACCACGAACGTGACGATGACAAACACAAGTCGAGATATTTTGTTGGTGGTCGGGAATTGGACAGACGCTCCCGTGTCCATCGTTCACGCAGTCGTGAACGCAAGCACAAATCTGGCAGACGCTCACCGAAATCTCGCAGCCGTAGTCGTAGTCGTGGACGTAGTAATAATCATCACAGTAGCAGTGGCAGCAGTCGCAGGAGATCACCGTCCAGAGATCGGTATCGTCGttaa
- the LOC129918016 gene encoding uncharacterized protein LOC129918016, with product MRGQKLQYIASLLVILLATGQLAECKRTYSSRSRGSSGSSSSSSRRTSHSSSSVTKPTFSTSNSHAELSKLSYSGYNSQPNRPKASAPAAQPAAPIGWNVPKAQGPPPAYSATNPIGGAKPNIHEAAPAYKPNYAAPPSYSAATNTQTQNNNNRPFGSGTNNNAGSYGTGTAGGYGTGTSGVHHSGTAYRPRANSTGGSSSYHTPIQPSHTQGVQSSYPVQQMPAGATYYPSGGSLPQGAVYHPQGIPAGASYHPQGLPAGASYHPQGLPAGATYHPQVPAGATYYPAAGGVPAGATYYPSAGGIPPGASFYPAGQMPPGATYYPQASPTIVQKSSGPGLGTGLIAGAVGGALLTHVLTPSGSNSGSSHYHPAPAVSSSDGDKDRIIIINNGPPGSVTTTNADGTTIITNNGGAAAAPAAPAAAAPAAAGPAPAMPAAPAAPAAQPAAPSGEPPVPLAPFAPGTFDNLNAPAGAAAAAPANGETPAPPAPGATPAPGAAPEQPPPGGLICVPIMVNVTDPADPTKQTQVEQIACYPAPPAPPAGESTPAPAAPADGAAPQPAAAAEQPMQQQQQAAVNAAVPTQRTSTAELPDSSPIQKASSGANHINALFSSSLFAFLLAYCMRFV from the exons ATGAGGGGACAAAAATTACAATATATAGCATCATTGCTAGTTATATTATTGGCTACCGGTCAGCTTGCTGAATGTAAGCGCACCTACAGTAGTCGCAGTCGTGGTAGTAGCGGCAGTAGTAGCAGCAGCAGTCGTCGTACATCACATTCCTCATCATCAGTGACAAAACCAACATTCTCAACTTCAAATTCACATGCAGAGTTATCAAAATTGAGCTATTCGGGTTATAATTCACAACCAAATAGGCCGAAGGCAAGTGCTCCAGCAGCACAACCAGCTGCTCCAATTGGTTGGAATGTACCCAAAGCACAAGGTCCCCCGCCAGCATATTCGGCAACAAATCCAATAGGTGGAGCTAAGCCAAATATTCATGAGGCAGCACCAGCATATAAACCTAATTATGCTGCACCACCATCGTATTCGGCAGCAACAAATACCCAGacccaaaataataataacagacCTTTCGGTAGTGGAACAAACAATAATGCTGGATCATATGGAACTGGAACTGCTGGTGGTTATGGAACTGGAACTTCAGGTGTACACCATTCGGGTACAGCTTATAGGCCAAGAGCTAATTCCACTGGTGGAAGTAGTTCATATCATACTCCAATTCAGCCTAGCCACACTCAAGGAGTTCAATCTAGCTACCCAGTTCAACAAATGCCAGCTGGAGCAACCTATTACCCATCTGGAGGTAGTCTTCCACAAGGAGCAGTTTACCATCCACAAGGAATTCCAGCTGGAGCTTCCTACCATCCTCAGGGATTACCAGCCGGAGCTTCGTATCATCCTCAAGGTTTACCAGCCGGAGCAACATATCACCCTCAAGTTCCAGCAGGAGCAACATACTATCCAGCTGCTGGAGGTGTTCCAGCAGGAGCAACTTATTATCCATCGGCTGGTGGAATTCCACCAGGTGCTAGCTTCTATCCAGCTGGACAAATGCCACCTGGTGCCACTTACTATCCACAGGCTTCTCCAACAATAGTTCAAAAATCATCAGGACCTGGTTTAG gaACCGGTTTGATTGCGGGAGCTGTGGGAGGAGCTCTTCTAACTCATGTTTTGACCCCCTCTGGATCTAACAGCGGATCTTCCCACTATCACCCTGCTCCAGCTGTCAGCTCCTCAGACGGCGATAAAGACCGcattatcatcatcaacaaTGGACCACCAGGCTCAGTGACAACAACCAATGCTGACGGAACTACAATTATTACAAATAACGGTGGAGCTGCTGCTGCTCCAGCTGCCCCAGCCGCTGCTGCTCCAGCTGCTGCTGGTCCAGCTCCAGCTATGCCGGCTGCACCCGCAGCACCAGCAGCACAACCTGCTGCACCATCTGGAGAGCCACCAGTTCCGTTAGCACCATTTGCTCCGGGAACTTTTGACAATTTGAATGCACCAGCTGGAGCTGCCGCAGCGGCACCAGCTAATGGAGAAACACCAGCTCCACCGGCACCTGGTGCAACACCAGCTCCTGGCGCTGCACCTGAGCAACCACCACCAGGTGGTTTGATTTGCGTTCCAATCATGGTTAATGTCACTGATCCTGCTGATCCAACTAAACAAACTCAAGTCGAACAAATTGCATGCTATCCTGCTCCACCAGCTCCCCCAGCCGGCGAATCTACACCAGCTCCTGCTGCACCAGCAGATGGAGCTGCCCCACAACCAGCTGCTGCTGCTGAACAACcaatgcaacaacaacaacaagctgCTGTAAATGCAGCAGTTCCAACTCAGAGAACATCAACGGCTGAACTGCCCGACAGTTCACCAATTCAAAAGGCTTCCAGTGGAGCCAATCATATTAATGCATTGTTCTCATCGtcattgtttgcatttttattaGCTTATTGCATGCGTTTCGTTTAA